The Penaeus chinensis breed Huanghai No. 1 chromosome 39, ASM1920278v2, whole genome shotgun sequence genome has a segment encoding these proteins:
- the LOC125046408 gene encoding LOW QUALITY PROTEIN: long-chain-fatty-acid--CoA ligase 4-like (The sequence of the model RefSeq protein was modified relative to this genomic sequence to represent the inferred CDS: inserted 1 base in 1 codon): protein MSEGTISIGINLIKVGVFVYDIVTYPLYAIVQQPWRAKGLMEKERASEIPVAEGLCYGSNEAPQGFQVEIRNANIKTVEQAISYACKKHGSKKALGTRQILEEFEETQKNGKVFKKFELGDYTWLTYNEVDDMAHNFGKGLRVIGHKPRENIVIFAETRQEWLMSAMGCFKQNIPVCTLYATLGDEAVIHGINETEVRHIITSHELLPKXQSLLHKCPLVTHITYFRDQLKPTELSGFKDGIEFNSFEEVISKGKTSDYSGIEDVPPTEDDTAIIMYTSGSTGNPKGVIMSHFNLVNAIIGYAVGLNIQKDDVYLAYLPLAHVLELMAESMMLMFGVPMGYSTPLTMTDRSSKIKRGCSGDCTVLKPTMMAAVPLILDRIYKGILDKVAAQGPWLQKLFDFALQYKLNWLRRGFETPICNWFVFRKIRALLGGRLRLVASGGAPLSPDTHDFVRATLGVPVLQGYGLTETCGCATLMDDTDMTTGRVGAPLSVCKIKLVNWEEGNYRITDKPRPRGEIIIGGNNIAVGYYKNPEKTREDFLDVDGCRWFRTGDIGEFDKDGSIRIIDRKKDLVKLQIGEYVSLGKVESELKVCPLVENICVYAESSKNTVVAIVSPVQKNLEELAKSLGREDLRREKLCMDDDVNKSILKELLTTGKKAKLEKFEMPGALYLTSEQWTPDTGLVTAAFKLKRKSIQTRYQDAINRMYAS from the exons ATGAGCGAGGGTACCATAAGCATCGGCATCAACCTCATCAAAGTTGGGGTGTTCGTCTACGACATCGTAACTTACCCGCTGTATGCCATCGTCCAGCAGCCATGGCGAGCGAAAGGCCtcatggaaaaggagagg GCTTCAGAAATCCCGGTTGCAGAAGGCCTCTGCTATGGCAGCAACGAGGCTCCACAGGGCTTCCAAGTGGAGATCCGTAATGCTAACATCAAGACAGTGGAGCAGGCCATTTCATATGCCTGCAAGAAACATGGCAGCAAGAAAGCTCTGGGGACCAGGCAGATCCTTGAGGAGTTTGAGGAAACCCAGAAAAATGGAAAGGTTTTCAAAAAG TTTGAACTGGGAGACTACACCTGGCTGACATACAATGAAGTGGACGATATGGCACACAACTTCGGCAAGGGCCTGCGTGTCATTGGGCACAAGCCGAGGGAAAACATTGTCATCTTTGCTGAGACACGGCAGGAGTGGCTCATGTCCGCTATGGGATGCTTTAAGCAGAACATTCCTGTGTGTACACTCTATGCCACCCTGGGTGATGAGGCCGTCATTCACGGCATCAACGAAACAGAG GTGAGgcacatcatcacatcacatgAGCTGCTTCCCA TTCAAAGTTTACTGCACAAGTGTCCCCTGGTGACACACATCACTTACTTCCGTGACCAGCTGAAGCCCACAGAACTCTCAGGCTTTAAGGATGGCATTGAATTCAACTCCTTTGAGGAGGTGATCTCCAAGGGGAAAACAAGCGACTACTCAG GTATTGAAG ATGTGCCGCCCACGGAAGATGACACAGCCATCATCATGTACACATCTGGCTCGACTGGGAACCCCAAGGGAGTGATCATGTCACACTTCAACCTGGTCAACGCCATCATTGGCTACGCTGTGGGACTCAACATCCAGAAGGATGACGTCTACCTGGCCTACCTACCCCTAGCACACGTCCTTGAACTCATGGCTG AATCCATGATGCTCATGTTTGGTGTTCCAATGGGCTACTCCACACCACTGACAATGACTGACAGGTCGAGCAAGATTAAGAGAGGCTGCTCTGGCGATTGCACCGTCCTCAAACCCACAATGATGGCTGCAGTCCCG CTTATTCTGGATAGAATCTACAAGGGAATCCTGGACAAAGTAGCTGCACAAGGCCCATGGCTCCAGAAACTCTTTGACTTCGCTTTACAGTACAAGCTCAACTGGCTGCGGCGTGGGTTCGAGACTCCCATTTGTAACTG gTTTGTCTTCCGCAAAATTCGGGCATTGTTGGGTGGAAGATTAAGATTGGTTGCAAGTGGTGGAGCACCACTTTCCCCTGACACTCACGATTTTGTGCGTGCCACTCTCGGTGTACCAGTGTTACAG ggctATGGTCTCACAGAAACTTGTGGATGTGCCACTCTCATGGATGACACAGATATGACTACAGGCAGAGTTGGTGCTCCTCTGTCAGTGTGCAAAATTAAGCTTGTTAACTGGGAAGAAGGCAATTACAGAATCACAGACAAGCCAAGACCACGAGGAGAAATTATCATAG GTGGCAATAACATTGCTGTTGGCTACTACAAGAACCCAGAGAAGACCAGAGAAGACTTCCTGGATGTGGATGGGTGCCGGTGGTTCAGAACTGGAGACATTGGAGAGTTTGACAAGGACGGCTCCATCAGGATCATTG ACCGAAAGAAGGACTTGGTTAAACTACAGATTGGAGAATACGTGTCCTTAGGCAAAGTGGAATCAGAACTTAAGGTCTGCCCTCTAGTAGAGAACATTTGTGTGTATGCCGAGTCTTCAAAGAATACTGTAGTTGCTATTGTTAGCCCTGTGCAGAAGAACTTGGAAGAATTGGCTAAGTCACTTGGCAGAGAAGACCTTAGGAGAGAGAAGTTGTGTATGGATGATGATGTCAACAAGAGTATTCTTAAGGAGTTGTTAACGACCGGAAAGAAAG CTAAGCTTGAGAAATTTGAGATGCCAGGAGCACTCTACTTGACCTCAGAACAATGGACTCCAGACACCGGTCTTGTAACAGCAGCCTTCAAGCTTAAACGGAAGAGCATCCAGACCAGATACCAGGATGCCATCAACCGGATGTATGcttcataa